The following is a genomic window from Mycobacterium parmense.
GCTTCTTCTCGATCACCTCGCTGGCCGGCCTGCGCCAGGAAGACCGCGCCGTGTTCGACGCCACCCACGCCGAGGTCGCCCGCTGGTTCGCCGAGGGCCTGGTCGACGGCGTGCGCATCGACCACCCCGACGGATTGTCCGACCCGTGCGGGTATCTGGCGTGGCTGCGCGGATTGCTCGGCCCCGACGCCTGGATCGTGATCGAGAAGATCCTGGCGGTCGACGAAGCGCTCGAGCCCACCCTGCCGATCGGCGGCACCACCGGTTACGACGTGCTGCGCGAAGTCGGTGGCCTCTTCGTCGACCCGAGCGGCGCCCCGGCGCTGACCGCTCTCGTGGAGGCGGCCGGCATGGACTACGCCGCGACGCCGGCGATGCTGGACGAGCTCAAGGTTCGTGCGGCCACCGGCACGCTGGCGAGCGAGCTGCGCAGGCTGCGCCGCAGCGTCGCCGCGGCGGCCGGGGTGGACCACCCGCAGCTGCCCGACGCCGTGGCCGCGCTGCTCACCCACATCGACGTCTACCGGTCGGACTATCCCGGCTTGTCGGCGATCATGCCCACCGCGCTGGCCGAAACGCAGGCCGCCGCACCCGAATTGGGGCCTGCCCTGCAGGTGCTCGCCACCGCGCTGGCCCGGGGCGGCGAAGCGGCCACCCGGCTGCAGCAGCTGTGCGGCGCGGTGACCGCCAAGTCGGTCGAGGACTGCTACTTCTACCGCGACGCGCGGCTGGTCTCGCTCAACGAGGTCGGCGGCGAACCGCACCGGTTCGGTGTCGGCGCGGCGGAATTCCACCACAGCGCCGCCGGCCGCGCCCTGCGGTGGCCGCAGACGATGACGACGTTGACCACCCACGACACCAAGCGGGGCGAGGACGTGCGGGCCCGCATCGGCGTGCTGTCACAGGTCCCCTTGCTGTGGACCGAGTTCGTCGCGCGCTGGGAGAAGGACGCGCCCTCCCCCGATGCGGCTACCGGTCGGTTCCTGTGGCAGAACATCTTCGGCGTGTGGCCGGTGAACGGCGAGGTCACGGGCGAGCTGCGTGAGCGGCTGCACGCCTACACCGAGAAGGCCATCCGGGAGGCGGCCTGGCACACCTCGTGGAACGACCCGGATGCGGAATTCGAGGACGCGGTGCACGGCTGGCTGGACAGGGTGCTCGACGGCCCGGTGGCCGGGCAGCTCACCGAGCTCGTCGCCAAGCTCAACCCGCACGCCGCCGGCGACGCGCTGGGCCAGAAACTGCTGGCGCTGACCGTCCCCGGCATACCCGACGTCTACCAGGGCACCGAGCTCTGGGACGACAGCCTGGTGGACCCGGACAACCGCCGGCCCGTCGACTACGCCGCGCGCCGGGCGGCTCTCGGGGCGTTGGAACACCCCAAGATCCGGGTGGTCACCACGGCATTGCGGTTGCGGCGCTCCCGCCCCGACACCTTCGTGCACGGAGGCTACCGGCCTCTGCTCGCCGACGGCGACGCCGCTGACCACGTGGTGGCGTTCCTGCGCGGTGACGACGTGGTGGTCGCGGTGACCCGCTGGACCGTACGTCTGGCCGAAACCGGTTGGGGCAATACCGTTTTGCCGTTGCCGGACGGCACGTGG
Proteins encoded in this region:
- the treY gene encoding malto-oligosyltrehalose synthase yields the protein MALPILATYRLQLRGESSGFAFTFADAEDLVDYLDNLGVSHLYLSPIMTATPGSNHGYDVTDPTTVSPELGGRDGLARLSAAARERGLGLIVDIVPNHVGIDQPEQNAWWWDVLRHGRSSEYATYFDIDWDLDESGRIVLPVLGSDDDVADLKVDGELLRLGSLALPIAPGTDGGTGPEVHDRQHYRLVGWRNGVCGYRRFFSITSLAGLRQEDRAVFDATHAEVARWFAEGLVDGVRIDHPDGLSDPCGYLAWLRGLLGPDAWIVIEKILAVDEALEPTLPIGGTTGYDVLREVGGLFVDPSGAPALTALVEAAGMDYAATPAMLDELKVRAATGTLASELRRLRRSVAAAAGVDHPQLPDAVAALLTHIDVYRSDYPGLSAIMPTALAETQAAAPELGPALQVLATALARGGEAATRLQQLCGAVTAKSVEDCYFYRDARLVSLNEVGGEPHRFGVGAAEFHHSAAGRALRWPQTMTTLTTHDTKRGEDVRARIGVLSQVPLLWTEFVARWEKDAPSPDAATGRFLWQNIFGVWPVNGEVTGELRERLHAYTEKAIREAAWHTSWNDPDAEFEDAVHGWLDRVLDGPVAGQLTELVAKLNPHAAGDALGQKLLALTVPGIPDVYQGTELWDDSLVDPDNRRPVDYAARRAALGALEHPKIRVVTTALRLRRSRPDTFVHGGYRPLLADGDAADHVVAFLRGDDVVVAVTRWTVRLAETGWGNTVLPLPDGTWTDTLTGAVADGPTSAAQLFAELPVVLLERHHD